TTGCAGCCAGTCCAGGATGAACAGCGTGCGCTCGATGCGGCCCAGCTCGCGGAGCGCCACGGCCAGGCCGTTCTGGCGTGGGTAGCTGCCGAGCTTTCGGAGCATCAGGGAGGCCGTCACCGTGCCCTGCTTGATCGAGGTGGCCAGCCGCAGGATTTCGTCCCAATGGGCGCGGACGTGCTTGATGTTGAGCGTGCCGCCGATCATGGGTTTCAGCGCGTCATAGGCGGCGTCGCCCTTCGGGATGTAGAGCTTGGTGTCGCCCAGGTCGCGGATGCGCGGCGCGAAGCGGAAGCCCAGGAGGTGCATCAGGGCGAAGACGTGATCGGTGAAGCCCGCCGTGTCGGTGTAATGCTCCTCGATCCGCAAGTCGGACTCGTGGTACAGCAGGCCGTCGAGCACGTAGGTCGAATCGCGCACGCCGACGTTCACGACCTTGGTGTGAAATGGCGCGTACTGGTCAGAAATGTGGGTGTAGAACGTCCGCCCTGGGCTGCTCCCGTATTTCGGGTTGATGTGGCCGGTGCTCTCGGCCTTGCTGCCGGTGCGGAAGTTCTGGCCGTCCGACGATGAGGTGGTGCCGTCGCCCCAGTGCTCGGCGAAGGGATGGCGGAACTGTGCGTTGACCAGATCGGCCAGCGCCGCCCCGTAGGTTTCGTCGCGGATGTGCCAGGCTTGCAGCCAAGCCAGCTTGGCGTAGGTCGTGCCGGGGCAAGACTCCGCCATCTTGGTCAGGCCCAGGTTGATCGCGTCGGCGAGGATCGTGGTCAGCAACAGGTTCTTGTCTTTGGCCGGGTCGCCCGATTTCAGATGCGCGAAATGCCGAGTGAAGCCCGTCCATTCGTCCACCTCCAGCAGCAGTTCGGTGATCTTGACGTGCGGCAGGATCATTGCCGTCTGGTCGATCAGCGCTTGGGCGGTGTCGGGTACCGCCGCGTCGAGCGGCGTGATCTTCAAGCCTGACTCGGTGATGATGGCGTCCGGCAGCTCGTTGGCCGTCGCCATACGGTTGACGGTGGCAAGCTGTGTTTCCAGCAGCGTCAGCCGGTCGTTCAGGTACCGGTTGCAGTCGGTGGCCACGGCCAGCGGCAATTCGCTGGCCTGCTTGAGGCTGGCGAATTTCGCGGGCGGCACCAGGTAGTCCTCGAAGTCCTTGAACTGGCGCGACCCCTGCACCCAGATGTCGCCGGAACGCAACGCGTTCTTCATCTCCGACAGCGCGCACAGTTCGTAGTAGCGCCGGTCGATGCCGGTGTCGGTCATGACCAGCTTCTGCCAGCGCGGCTTGATGAACTCGGTCGGCGCGTCGGCGGGCACCTTGCGGGCGTTGTCGCTGTTCATGCCGCGCAGCACCTCGATGGCGTCGAGCACGTCCTTCGCGGCGGGAGCGGCCCGCAGCTTGAGCACGGCAAGGAATTCCGGCGCGTAGCGGCGCAGCGTGGCGTAGCTTTCGCCGATGCGGTGCAGGAAATCGAAGTCCTCGGGCTGCGCAAGCTTCTGCGCTTCGGTGACGCTCTCGGCGAAGGCATCCCAGGACATGACGGCCTCGATGGCGGCGAACGGATCGCGGCCCGCCTGCTTGGCCTCGATCAGCGCCTGGCCGATGCGGCCGAACAGCCGCACCTTGGCGTTGATCGCCTTGCCGGACGCCTGGAATTGCTGCTGATGCTTGTTCTTGGCGGCGTTGAACAGCTTGCCCAGGATGCGGTCGTGCAGGTCGATGATTTCGTCGGTGACGGTGGCCATGCCCTCGATGGCAAGCGCCACCAGGGTGGCATAGCGTCGCTGCGCCTCGAACTTGGCCAGGTCGGCGGGCGTCATCTGGCCACCCTCACGGGCGATCTTGAGCAGGCGGTTCTGGTGCACCGACCGCTCGATGCCAGAAGGCAGGTCGAGCGCCTGCCACGCTTTGAGGCGTTCGATGTGTTCCAGCATGTGCCGCGAATTCGGTTTGACGGGCGATTGGCGCAGCCAGGCCAGCCAGGTCGTTTTGCCGTTGTCCCGACGCTTGAGCAGATCGTCGAGGCGGCGGCGATGCGCGTCCGACAGCGGTTCGGCCAAGGCATCGTAGATGCGCCGGTTGGCGCGGGTGATTGCTTCGGCGCTCGCCCGCTCGACGGCGTTGAGGGCAGGCAGAATGACCGACTGCTGCCGCAGGTGCTCGATCAAGGTGCTGGCCAGCACGATGCCCTTGTCGGTCTGCAAGGCCATCTCGGTCAGCAACTGGACGGCCTGCCGGTAGTGGCCCATGGTAAAGGGCTGGAAGCCGAACACCGTTTGCAGTTCGACCAGGTGCTCGCGCCGGGTCTGCTCCCGCTGCCCGTATTCGTCCCAGCTTTCGACGCTGACCTTGAGCTGGTCGGCGACCAGTTTCAACAAGGGCGGAAACGGCGGCTCATCGACGCCCAGGATGACACCAGGAAAGCGCAGGTAACAGAGCTGCACGGCGAAGCCCAGCCGGTTGGCCGGGCCGCGCCGCTGCCGGATGATGGAGAGGTCGGTTTCGCTGAACGTGTAGTGACGGATCAACTCATCCTTGGTGTCCGGCAACGCCAGCAGGCTTTCGCGCTCGGCGGCGGACAGGATTGAACGACGTGGCATATTTACTGATCCGTTCTCAAGTATTGATACAGGGTTTCGCGACTGATTCCGAATTCACGAGCCAGCTTGGTCTTTTGCTCGCCAGCCTCGACACGTTGGCGCAGTTCGGCAATACGCTCAGACGACAGGGATTTCTTCCTGCCACGGTAGGCCCCGCGCTGCTTGGCGAGCGCGATGCCCTCGCGCTGCCGCTCGCGGATCAAGGCGCGTTCGAACTCGGCGAACGCGCCCATTACCGACAGCATCAGGTTCGCCATCGGCGAGTCCTCGCCGGTGAAGGTCAAATGCTCCTTAAGGAACTCGATGCGTACGCCGCGCTGGGTGAGGCCCTGCACCAGGCGGCGCAGGTCGTCGAGGTTGCGCGCCAGACGATCCATGCTGTGCACCACGACCGTGTCGCCTTCGCGCACGAAGGCGAGCAGCCGTTCCAGTTCGGGCCGCCGTGTGTCCTTGCCCGACGCCTTGTCGGTGAACACTTTATCCACCTGGATCTGTTCGAGCTGCCGTTCTGGGTTCTGGTCGAAGCTGCTGACGCGGACGTAACCGATGCGCTGACCGTGCAAGGTATCCTCCTGAGGGAAATGTGTCAGGAAGAAATCTATGACCCTTGACGGCGTATGTCAATCAATTCGGAAGGCAACTCTATTCTGACGATTTAGCGCCGGATGGTCTGACGCCAAGTTAGGGTATAGCTCAGACTGACATTATTATTGTTGCGCCGCCGCAAAGAAGGTAAAATGCCTTTTCCCAAAGAATCAGCAAGCCAACTATCGGAGTTCCTACCCGTGTAAGCCTCTTTCTCGCTGCGAGCCAGCTTCAATACACACCACGCTCGCACGAGGCTGCACGTCCGATTCACTGCGTCTTGCTGGCCCTGGATTACTCGGGGTTCGTTCTCTATTCCGCTGGCCGGGAAGACGCGCTTGCGTTCGCCCCAACTGCCACCACTGGCTGGCAACCACAACGGAATAGAAGAATGATGAAATCCTTACGCCAGGACTGGCTTTCCAATGTCCGAAACGACTTACTAGCGGGCATCGTCGTCGCGCTAGCGCTCATCCCCGAGGCAATCGCCTTCTCGATCATTGCGGGCGTTGATCCGAAGGTCGGTCTTTACGCCTCATTCAGCATTGCCGCGATCATTGCCTTTGCCGGTGGTCGCCCTGGCATGGTGTCTGCGGCCACAGGTGCAATGGCGCTGCTGATGGTGACCTTGGTCAAAGACCACGGCCTGCAATATCTGCTGGCTGCCACCGTGTTGACCGGCGTACTGCAAATTCTCGCGGGGTGGCTCAAGCTGGGCGCATTGATGCGCTTTGTCTCTCGCTCGGTCATCACCGGCTTCGTCAATGCGCTGGCCATCCTGATCTTCATGGCGCAGTTGCCCGAGCTGACCAATGTGACGTGGCACGTTTATGCCATGACGGCGGCAGGTCTCGGCATCATCTACGGCTTTCCCTACATCACCAAGGCCGTGCCGTCGCCGCTGGTTGCCATCGTCGTGTTGACCGGAGTGGCGATCTTCCTCGGCCTCGACATTCGCACTGTGGGCGACATGGGCAAACTGCCTGACAGTCTGCCGGTGTTCCTGCTGCCTGATGTGCCGCTGAACCTCGAAACGCTCAAGATCATCTTCCCTGTCTCGGCCACCTTGGCGGTCGTCGGCTTGCTGGAATCCATGATGACGGCTTCCATCGTCGATGACCTGACCGACTCCAACAGCAACAAGAACCGCGAATGCGTGGGTCAAGGTGTGGCAAACATTGCTACCGGCTTCCTCGGCGGCATGGCAGGTTGCGCCATGATTGGCCAGTCGGTCATCAACGTAAAATCCGGCGGTCGTGGCCGACTCTCCACGCTGGCCGCTGGCGTGTTTCTGCTGCTGATGGTGGTGTTTATCGGTGACTGGGTGGCCCGCATTCCGATGGCCGCACTGGTCGCGGTGATGATCATGGTGTCTATCGGCACCTTCAACTGGGCCTCGATCCGCAATCTGCGCGAGCACCCAAAAAGTTCCAGCATGGTGATGCTGGCCACCGTGGTAGTGACGGTTGGCACCCACGACTTGGCCAAGGGCGTGCTAATCGGAGTGCTGCTGTCGGGCTTCTTCTTCGCGCACAAGGTGGGCCAGATTCTGCGCGTCACCTCTCGCACCGAGGACGAAGGCCGCGTGCGCACCTACACCATTACCGGCCAAGTGTTCTTTGCCTCGGCGGATCGCTTCATCAATACCTTCGACTACAAGGAAGTCATCGAGAAAGTGCGCATTGACGTAAGTCGCGCCCACTTCTGGGACATCACCGCTGTTAGCGCCTTAGACAAGGTGGTCATCAAGTTCCGCCGTGAAGCCACCGAGGTCGAAGTCATCGGCTTGAACGAGGCCAGCGCCACAATGGTGGACAAGTTCGCCGTGCATGACAAAGACGGTGCCGAAGACATGCTGATGGGCCACTGAGAGGAAACAGGATCATGAAGAACGAAAACAAAGTGCTGGCCTGCGTGGATCAATCCCACTTCGCCGATTACGTGGCCGACTACGCCGCATGGGCCGCTCGCCGAATGGACGCGCCGCTGGAGTTTCTGCACGTCATCGACCGCCACCCCGAGCAGGGATCGGGCGAAGATCACAGCGGTGCCATCGGCATTGACGCCCAGGAAAATCTGCTGACCAAGCTCACCGCCGAAGACGAGGCCCGCACCAAGAATGCTCGCGAGCAAGGCCGCATCTTCCTGAACCGACTGCGCGAACGGGCCACCGCTGCCGGTGCCGCGCTGGTCGATGTTCGCCAGCGGCACGGCGAACTTGAAGCAACGCTGGCCGAACAGGAAGACGGCGTGCGCCTGCTGATACTCGGACGCCGTGGCGAAGCCGCAGAAGCCACACAGCGCGACTTGGGCCGCAATGTGGAGCGGGTGGTACGTTCGCTGCACAAACCGATCCTGACCGTGACCGAAGGCTTCAAAGAGCCGCAGCGCGTGATGATCGCCTTCGACGGCGGTGTCGTGACCCGGCGTGGCGTCGAAATGGTCGCTGGCAGCCCGCTGTTCCGAGGTTTGCCTATCATCCTGCTGATGTCGGGGAAGAAAAGCCAGGATGCACCCAAGCAGCTTGATTGGGCCAAGACCACCTTGGAATCGGCTGGCTTCGACGTCACCGCCTCACTGATCCCCGGCGATGCGGAAAGCATCATCGCCAAGACGGTCAAGGAGCAGTCCATCGACATGCTCATCATGGGCGCATTCGGTCACTCGCCGCTGCGCACTTTGATGTTCGGCAGCAAGACCGCTGA
This genomic interval from Cupriavidus metallidurans CH34 contains the following:
- a CDS encoding Tn3 family transposase, whose product is MPRRSILSAAERESLLALPDTKDELIRHYTFSETDLSIIRQRRGPANRLGFAVQLCYLRFPGVILGVDEPPFPPLLKLVADQLKVSVESWDEYGQREQTRREHLVELQTVFGFQPFTMGHYRQAVQLLTEMALQTDKGIVLASTLIEHLRQQSVILPALNAVERASAEAITRANRRIYDALAEPLSDAHRRRLDDLLKRRDNGKTTWLAWLRQSPVKPNSRHMLEHIERLKAWQALDLPSGIERSVHQNRLLKIAREGGQMTPADLAKFEAQRRYATLVALAIEGMATVTDEIIDLHDRILGKLFNAAKNKHQQQFQASGKAINAKVRLFGRIGQALIEAKQAGRDPFAAIEAVMSWDAFAESVTEAQKLAQPEDFDFLHRIGESYATLRRYAPEFLAVLKLRAAPAAKDVLDAIEVLRGMNSDNARKVPADAPTEFIKPRWQKLVMTDTGIDRRYYELCALSEMKNALRSGDIWVQGSRQFKDFEDYLVPPAKFASLKQASELPLAVATDCNRYLNDRLTLLETQLATVNRMATANELPDAIITESGLKITPLDAAVPDTAQALIDQTAMILPHVKITELLLEVDEWTGFTRHFAHLKSGDPAKDKNLLLTTILADAINLGLTKMAESCPGTTYAKLAWLQAWHIRDETYGAALADLVNAQFRHPFAEHWGDGTTSSSDGQNFRTGSKAESTGHINPKYGSSPGRTFYTHISDQYAPFHTKVVNVGVRDSTYVLDGLLYHESDLRIEEHYTDTAGFTDHVFALMHLLGFRFAPRIRDLGDTKLYIPKGDAAYDALKPMIGGTLNIKHVRAHWDEILRLATSIKQGTVTASLMLRKLGSYPRQNGLAVALRELGRIERTLFILDWLQSVELRRRVHAGLNKGEARNALARAVFFNRLGEIRDRSFEQQRYRASGLNLVTAAVVLWNTVYLERAAHALRGNGHAVDDALLQYLSPLGWEHINLTGDYLWRSSAKIGAGKFRPLRPLQPA
- a CDS encoding recombinase family protein translates to MHGQRIGYVRVSSFDQNPERQLEQIQVDKVFTDKASGKDTRRPELERLLAFVREGDTVVVHSMDRLARNLDDLRRLVQGLTQRGVRIEFLKEHLTFTGEDSPMANLMLSVMGAFAEFERALIRERQREGIALAKQRGAYRGRKKSLSSERIAELRQRVEAGEQKTKLAREFGISRETLYQYLRTDQ
- a CDS encoding SulP family inorganic anion transporter produces the protein MMKSLRQDWLSNVRNDLLAGIVVALALIPEAIAFSIIAGVDPKVGLYASFSIAAIIAFAGGRPGMVSAATGAMALLMVTLVKDHGLQYLLAATVLTGVLQILAGWLKLGALMRFVSRSVITGFVNALAILIFMAQLPELTNVTWHVYAMTAAGLGIIYGFPYITKAVPSPLVAIVVLTGVAIFLGLDIRTVGDMGKLPDSLPVFLLPDVPLNLETLKIIFPVSATLAVVGLLESMMTASIVDDLTDSNSNKNRECVGQGVANIATGFLGGMAGCAMIGQSVINVKSGGRGRLSTLAAGVFLLLMVVFIGDWVARIPMAALVAVMIMVSIGTFNWASIRNLREHPKSSSMVMLATVVVTVGTHDLAKGVLIGVLLSGFFFAHKVGQILRVTSRTEDEGRVRTYTITGQVFFASADRFINTFDYKEVIEKVRIDVSRAHFWDITAVSALDKVVIKFRREATEVEVIGLNEASATMVDKFAVHDKDGAEDMLMGH
- a CDS encoding universal stress protein → MKNENKVLACVDQSHFADYVADYAAWAARRMDAPLEFLHVIDRHPEQGSGEDHSGAIGIDAQENLLTKLTAEDEARTKNAREQGRIFLNRLRERATAAGAALVDVRQRHGELEATLAEQEDGVRLLILGRRGEAAEATQRDLGRNVERVVRSLHKPILTVTEGFKEPQRVMIAFDGGVVTRRGVEMVAGSPLFRGLPIILLMSGKKSQDAPKQLDWAKTTLESAGFDVTASLIPGDAESIIAKTVKEQSIDMLIMGAFGHSPLRTLMFGSKTADLLRSSTIPTLLLR